Proteins found in one Gordonia sp. PDNC005 genomic segment:
- the nrdE gene encoding class 1b ribonucleoside-diphosphate reductase subunit alpha, which produces MSPTVTATDSTVSASVSGVHSSPSGHEPGELDFHALNAMLNLYDADGNIQFDKDREAARQYFLQHVNQNTVFFHDLDEKLDYLVKENYYEPEVLDQYDREFVKLLFGHAYSKKFRFPTFLGAFKYYTSYTLKTFDGKRYLERFEDRVCMVALTLAAGDTSLARGLVDEIMDGRFQPATPTFLNSGKKQRGEPVSCFLLRIEDNMESIGRSINSALQLSKRGGGVALLLSNVREHGAPIKKIENQSSGVIPIMKLLEDSFSYANQLGARQGAGAVYLHAHHPDIYRFLDTKRENADEKIRIKTLSLGVVIPDITFQLAKNNDDMYLFSPYDVERVYGKPFADVNVSDTYHEMVEDKRIRKTKIKAREFFQTLAELQFESGYPYIMFEDTVNRANPVAGKITHSNLCSEILQVSTPSTFNDDLSYSHIGRDISCNLGSLNIAKTMDSPDIAQTIETAIRGLTAVADQTSIDSVPSIKRANDDGHAIGLGQMNLHGYLARERIFYGSEEGIDFTNIYFYTVVFHAIRASNKIAQERGSAFAGFADSKYASGEYFDKYTDQVWEPATDKVRGIFADAGIHIPTQDDWRELKALVQKHGIYNQNLQAVPPTGSISYINHSTSSIHPVASKIEIRKEGKIGRAYYPAPYLTNDNLEYYQDAYEIGYEKVIDTYAAATQHVDQGLSLTLFFKDTASTRDVNKAQIYAWRKGIKTLYYIRLRQMALEGTEVDGCVSCML; this is translated from the coding sequence GTGTCACCCACCGTCACCGCCACAGATTCCACCGTCTCGGCCAGCGTGTCGGGGGTGCATTCGAGCCCGTCCGGCCACGAGCCGGGTGAGCTCGACTTCCATGCGCTCAACGCGATGCTCAACCTGTACGACGCCGACGGCAACATCCAGTTCGACAAGGATCGCGAAGCCGCGCGCCAGTACTTCCTGCAGCACGTGAACCAGAACACCGTGTTCTTCCACGACCTCGACGAGAAGCTCGACTACCTCGTCAAGGAGAACTACTACGAGCCCGAGGTGCTCGATCAGTACGATCGTGAGTTCGTGAAGCTGCTGTTCGGCCACGCCTACAGCAAGAAGTTCCGCTTCCCGACGTTCCTCGGCGCGTTCAAGTACTACACGAGCTACACGCTCAAGACGTTCGACGGCAAGCGTTACCTCGAGCGTTTCGAAGACCGCGTCTGCATGGTCGCACTGACCCTCGCCGCGGGCGACACCTCTCTCGCGCGCGGCCTCGTCGACGAGATCATGGACGGCCGTTTCCAGCCGGCCACCCCGACGTTCCTCAATTCGGGCAAGAAGCAGCGCGGTGAACCAGTGTCGTGCTTCCTGCTCCGCATCGAGGACAACATGGAGTCCATCGGCCGCTCGATCAACTCGGCACTGCAGCTGTCCAAGCGCGGTGGCGGCGTCGCTCTGCTGCTGTCGAACGTTCGTGAGCACGGTGCACCGATCAAGAAGATCGAGAACCAGAGCTCCGGCGTCATCCCGATCATGAAACTGCTCGAGGACTCGTTCAGCTACGCCAACCAGCTCGGCGCACGTCAGGGTGCGGGCGCGGTGTACCTGCACGCGCATCACCCCGACATCTACCGGTTCCTCGACACCAAGCGTGAGAACGCCGACGAGAAGATCCGCATCAAGACACTGTCGCTCGGTGTCGTGATCCCGGACATCACGTTCCAGTTGGCCAAGAACAACGACGACATGTACCTGTTCAGCCCGTACGACGTGGAGCGCGTCTACGGCAAGCCGTTCGCCGATGTCAACGTCTCGGACACGTACCACGAGATGGTCGAGGACAAGCGGATCCGCAAGACCAAGATCAAGGCCCGCGAGTTCTTCCAGACCCTCGCCGAGCTGCAGTTCGAGTCGGGCTACCCGTACATCATGTTCGAGGACACCGTGAACCGCGCCAACCCGGTCGCGGGCAAGATCACCCACTCCAACCTGTGCTCGGAGATCCTGCAGGTGTCGACGCCGTCGACGTTCAACGATGATCTCTCGTATTCGCACATCGGCCGCGACATCTCGTGCAACCTCGGGTCGTTGAACATCGCGAAGACGATGGACTCGCCCGACATCGCGCAGACCATCGAGACCGCGATCCGCGGCCTCACGGCCGTCGCAGACCAGACGTCGATCGACTCGGTCCCGTCGATCAAGCGTGCCAACGACGACGGTCACGCCATCGGTCTCGGCCAGATGAACCTGCACGGGTACCTCGCCCGCGAACGGATCTTCTACGGCAGCGAGGAGGGCATCGACTTCACGAACATCTACTTCTACACGGTCGTCTTCCACGCGATCCGCGCGTCGAACAAGATCGCCCAGGAGCGCGGCAGCGCGTTCGCCGGCTTCGCCGACAGCAAGTACGCCTCGGGTGAGTACTTCGACAAGTACACCGATCAGGTGTGGGAGCCCGCCACCGACAAGGTGCGCGGAATCTTTGCCGACGCCGGAATCCACATCCCGACGCAGGACGACTGGCGTGAGCTGAAGGCGCTCGTGCAGAAGCACGGCATCTACAACCAGAACCTGCAGGCCGTCCCGCCGACCGGTTCGATCAGCTACATCAACCACTCGACCAGCTCGATCCACCCGGTCGCGTCGAAGATCGAGATCCGCAAGGAAGGCAAGATCGGCCGCGCCTACTACCCGGCGCCGTATCTGACCAACGACAACCTGGAGTACTACCAGGATGCGTACGAGATCGGTTACGAGAAGGTCATCGACACCTACGCCGCCGCTACTCAGCACGTTGATCAGGGCCTGAGCCTCACGCTGTTCTTCAAGGACACCGCGAGCACCCGCGACGTCAACAAGGCGCAGATCTACGCGTGGCGCAAGGGCATCAAGACGCTGTACTACATCCGCCTCCGTCAGATGGCGCTGGAGGGCACTGAAGTGGACGGCTGCGTCAGTTGCATGCTGTGA
- the nrdI gene encoding class Ib ribonucleoside-diphosphate reductase assembly flavoprotein NrdI: MSEPADHVEASDLPLIVYFSSVSENTHRFVQKLGARSQRIPLIDREGAFRVHEPYVLILPTYGGGKVSDAGKVTAHAGGGYVPKQVIRFLNVEHNRSLIRGVIAAGNTNFGAEFAMAGEIVASKCQVPYLYRFELMGTVDDVLACQVGLAEFARAHRANAL, from the coding sequence GTGTCTGAGCCCGCCGACCACGTCGAGGCCTCGGACCTGCCGCTGATCGTGTACTTCTCGTCGGTCTCGGAGAACACTCACCGCTTCGTTCAGAAGTTGGGTGCCCGATCGCAGCGGATCCCGCTGATCGATCGGGAGGGCGCGTTCCGGGTCCACGAACCGTATGTGTTGATCCTCCCGACATATGGGGGCGGGAAGGTCAGCGACGCGGGGAAGGTCACCGCCCACGCGGGTGGCGGCTACGTCCCCAAACAAGTCATCAGATTTCTCAACGTCGAACACAACCGTTCATTGATTCGCGGAGTGATCGCCGCAGGCAACACGAACTTCGGTGCGGAGTTCGCCATGGCAGGCGAGATCGTCGCGAGCAAGTGTCAGGTCCCGTACCTGTATCGCTTCGAATTGATGGGGACCGTCGACGACGTCCTCGCCTGTCAGGTCGGCCTCGCCGAGTTCGCCAGAGCACACCGCGCGAATGCGCTTTGA
- the nrdH gene encoding glutaredoxin-like protein NrdH: MAITVYTKPACVQCNATYKALDKLGLSYDVVDISQDDEARDYVMALGYLQAPVVVDGDDHWSGFRPDRIKALAARVA, from the coding sequence ATGGCAATCACCGTCTACACCAAGCCCGCTTGCGTCCAGTGCAACGCCACCTACAAGGCGCTCGACAAGCTCGGTCTCTCCTACGACGTGGTGGACATCAGCCAGGACGACGAAGCCCGCGATTACGTCATGGCGCTCGGTTACCTGCAGGCTCCCGTCGTCGTCGACGGTGACGACCACTGGTCGGGTTTCCGCCCGGACCGCATCAAGGCGCTCGCCGCCCGCGTAGCCTGA
- a CDS encoding NAD(P)H-dependent oxidoreductase, giving the protein MSDNTVKIAVLVGSLRTGSINRQLAEIALENLPAGVEATIVEGLGELAFYNEDIDTPETLPAGVAEVRGAVADADAVLLVTPEYNGTLPAVLKNAIDWLSRPYGAGALVGKPVGVIGAALGQYGGVWSRQDTRKSVGIAGARVIEDVEIGVATGKLDEAGVRTDAITEQVVDAVRALADSVAVSV; this is encoded by the coding sequence ATGTCGGACAACACAGTGAAGATCGCGGTACTCGTCGGCAGTCTGCGCACCGGATCGATTAACCGCCAGCTTGCTGAGATCGCCCTCGAGAATCTGCCGGCCGGGGTCGAGGCGACGATCGTCGAGGGATTGGGCGAGCTCGCCTTCTACAACGAGGACATCGACACCCCGGAGACCCTGCCCGCCGGTGTCGCCGAGGTCCGCGGCGCAGTCGCCGATGCGGACGCCGTCCTGCTCGTCACTCCCGAGTACAACGGCACTCTTCCCGCGGTCCTCAAGAACGCCATCGACTGGCTGTCCCGTCCGTACGGCGCGGGTGCGCTCGTCGGCAAGCCGGTCGGTGTCATCGGCGCCGCGCTGGGCCAGTACGGCGGCGTGTGGTCGCGTCAGGACACGCGCAAGTCGGTCGGCATCGCAGGCGCCCGTGTGATCGAAGACGTCGAGATCGGTGTCGCGACCGGCAAGCTCGACGAAGCCGGTGTCCGCACCGACGCGATCACCGAGCAGGTCGTCGACGCGGTCCGTGCACTCGCAGACTCGGTCGCCGTCTCCGTCTGA
- a CDS encoding TetR/AcrR family transcriptional regulator encodes MTSPDRAPVGLPVVGLPVVGGPPLSTERADAARNRRLLLAAAQSLIDDQGAAAVTMDAVARAAGVGKGTVFRRFGNRTGLMHALLDHSESDLQQAMLSGPVPLGPGAHPLDRLVAYGRARLKMTVDHLDILLEAGADDPDRLSHPVWAMSTQHVKILLRELGFTGRLDVLAHTVQAPLDAITVRHLLDVVGLTRHEIADDWEAAIRTLVAGAKL; translated from the coding sequence ATGACCTCCCCCGATCGAGCACCCGTCGGCCTGCCGGTCGTCGGCCTGCCCGTCGTCGGCGGGCCGCCGCTGTCCACCGAACGCGCCGACGCCGCACGCAACAGGCGGCTGCTACTCGCCGCCGCACAGTCACTGATCGACGACCAGGGCGCCGCGGCGGTCACGATGGATGCCGTCGCGCGCGCCGCAGGCGTCGGCAAGGGCACGGTCTTCCGGAGGTTCGGCAATCGGACCGGCCTCATGCACGCTCTCCTCGATCACTCCGAGTCCGACCTGCAGCAGGCGATGCTGTCCGGACCGGTCCCACTCGGGCCGGGCGCCCATCCCCTCGACCGACTCGTGGCCTACGGTCGCGCACGTCTGAAGATGACCGTCGACCACCTCGACATCCTGCTCGAGGCCGGCGCCGACGATCCCGACCGCCTGTCGCATCCGGTCTGGGCGATGTCGACGCAGCACGTCAAGATCCTGCTCCGCGAGTTGGGCTTCACCGGCCGCCTCGACGTGCTCGCGCACACAGTGCAGGCCCCCCTCGACGCGATCACCGTGCGGCACCTGCTCGACGTCGTCGGGCTCACTCGCCACGAGATCGCCGACGATTGGGAAGCCGCCATCCGCACCCTGGTCGCGGGCGCAAAGCTCTAG
- the eccB gene encoding type VII secretion protein EccB yields the protein MSRRTTTRAQVSGYRFGLARAEHALVRRDVRMVHDPMRSQVRALVTGGVVAVLILAGGGVYGLIRPAPTVGDARIVADSGGGLFVLVDGVMHPVLNLASARLVVGGPAPVKSVSARSLREYPRGPTLGIAGAPGSLPGPADDGSSTWTVCDGPDGTAVVAGSLSVSPSPRGAGAVVSYGGHVWLLFDDGPVPVRARVDTSRVEVVRALGLEDAEARSASAALLDSFPERPELTVPDIADRGTPGPLGLPVGSVMRTAAVDGSVVYRVVLRDGVQEIPATAADMLRAADRTGGAEVREVAPGELTSVPHVTRLPLDQFPESAPRIVDSTVLCRTWSRARDERSAHESMLSVDVLPVSTAPVRLASADGPGSRVDLVLLPPGTAEHVAVTGAPSGSALAGQRFVIADTGVRYRLAGEDAGPSLGLGDDPPRMPWSILSRLPAGPELSRAAALTARD from the coding sequence ATGTCGCGACGGACAACCACGCGCGCTCAAGTCAGCGGCTACCGGTTCGGGCTTGCGCGAGCCGAGCACGCGCTTGTCCGCCGCGACGTGCGGATGGTGCACGACCCGATGCGATCGCAGGTTCGTGCACTCGTCACGGGAGGTGTCGTCGCGGTCCTGATCCTGGCGGGCGGCGGTGTGTACGGCCTCATCCGCCCCGCGCCGACGGTGGGCGACGCCCGAATCGTCGCGGACTCGGGAGGAGGGCTGTTCGTGCTGGTCGACGGGGTGATGCATCCCGTCCTGAACCTGGCATCGGCACGACTCGTGGTCGGCGGGCCCGCGCCGGTGAAGTCGGTGAGCGCGCGGTCGTTGCGGGAGTACCCGCGCGGCCCGACTCTCGGTATCGCAGGTGCACCCGGGTCGTTGCCAGGACCCGCGGACGACGGTTCGTCCACGTGGACGGTGTGCGACGGGCCCGACGGCACGGCTGTCGTCGCAGGGTCGCTGTCGGTGTCGCCGTCGCCTCGGGGCGCCGGCGCCGTCGTGTCGTACGGCGGTCACGTCTGGCTGCTGTTCGACGACGGTCCGGTCCCGGTCCGTGCGCGAGTCGACACGTCCCGCGTGGAGGTTGTGCGCGCGCTCGGGCTGGAGGACGCCGAAGCCCGGTCGGCGTCGGCGGCGCTGCTCGACTCCTTCCCGGAGCGGCCCGAGCTCACGGTGCCCGATATCGCGGATCGTGGAACACCGGGACCGCTCGGTCTGCCTGTCGGTTCGGTGATGCGAACCGCTGCCGTCGACGGTTCAGTCGTCTACCGGGTGGTGCTGCGCGACGGTGTTCAGGAGATTCCGGCGACGGCGGCCGACATGCTGCGTGCCGCCGATCGAACGGGCGGTGCCGAGGTCCGAGAGGTGGCCCCGGGGGAGCTGACGTCCGTTCCCCACGTGACACGACTTCCGCTTGATCAGTTTCCCGAGTCCGCGCCGCGCATCGTCGACTCGACGGTGCTGTGTCGGACGTGGTCGCGGGCCCGTGACGAGCGTTCGGCCCACGAATCGATGCTGTCGGTGGATGTGTTGCCCGTGTCGACGGCGCCGGTGCGGCTCGCATCGGCCGACGGGCCGGGTTCACGTGTCGATCTGGTGCTCCTGCCGCCTGGGACCGCCGAGCACGTCGCGGTCACCGGTGCTCCGTCCGGCAGCGCCCTGGCAGGCCAGCGGTTCGTGATCGCCGACACCGGTGTCCGATACCGTCTCGCGGGTGAAGACGCGGGACCCAGTCTCGGCCTCGGCGACGACCCTCCGCGTATGCCGTGGTCGATCCTGTCTCGGCTCCCCGCGGGGCCCGAGCTCAGCCGGGCCGCCGCGCTCACCGCCCGCGACTAG
- a CDS encoding type VII secretion protein EccE: MRRIIRPTRGDPCMNEPFDVPDGDGYTGLHRDGPRLVCVLALVPGPPAPVPLPNGPRTRVPVETMAACMARSDARPLRVDVVTRTLVWWGDGPATRAYRGLLGPLAPASHRSVALVVHVDPAQHPQAVALRGGGNIGALRTVLWCVRRVRAACASAGVQTRPLTAADLSTDGAWTVADATDAVARILPSGVEGVAPPLGGDGQLIGAADDGTPIALRVAGPFIPRVTVDADLPTVRQTVVRALALGVRAHVVSDRPDQWTPLVDMIGDPLLLSYGPTVPPTSQVVVDDTPEQTVRHTGLTVIDVGDHGAADGYLLRQEPDDSSVLHLIGPGGSRRTVRTVTTPAERALTG; this comes from the coding sequence ATGCGTCGCATCATCAGACCCACGCGCGGCGACCCGTGCATGAATGAGCCGTTCGACGTCCCGGACGGCGACGGGTACACAGGACTGCACCGGGACGGGCCACGACTCGTCTGCGTCTTGGCACTCGTTCCGGGGCCGCCCGCACCGGTGCCGCTCCCGAACGGTCCACGCACCCGCGTCCCGGTGGAGACCATGGCGGCGTGTATGGCGCGGTCCGACGCACGGCCGCTCCGCGTGGACGTCGTCACCCGGACTCTCGTGTGGTGGGGCGATGGTCCCGCCACACGCGCGTACCGAGGGCTTCTCGGACCGCTGGCCCCCGCATCGCACCGCAGTGTCGCCCTTGTCGTCCACGTAGATCCGGCACAGCACCCGCAGGCCGTCGCACTGAGGGGAGGCGGCAACATCGGCGCACTGCGCACTGTGCTCTGGTGTGTTCGCAGGGTTCGTGCGGCTTGCGCTTCCGCAGGCGTGCAGACCCGCCCGCTGACCGCGGCGGACCTGTCCACGGACGGCGCCTGGACCGTCGCGGACGCTACGGACGCGGTGGCACGAATCCTCCCGAGCGGAGTCGAAGGGGTCGCTCCCCCGCTCGGCGGCGACGGTCAACTCATCGGCGCCGCCGACGACGGTACGCCGATCGCGCTACGGGTCGCGGGCCCCTTCATTCCGAGAGTGACCGTCGACGCCGATCTCCCCACCGTTCGGCAGACCGTCGTCCGGGCCCTCGCTCTGGGCGTGCGAGCACATGTCGTCTCCGATCGCCCCGACCAGTGGACCCCACTCGTCGACATGATCGGCGACCCGTTGCTGCTCTCGTACGGTCCGACCGTTCCGCCCACGTCCCAGGTCGTCGTCGACGACACTCCCGAGCAGACCGTCCGGCACACCGGCCTCACCGTGATCGACGTCGGTGACCACGGCGCCGCGGACGGCTACCTGCTCAGACAGGAGCCCGACGACTCATCGGTGCTGCATCTGATCGGCCCAGGCGGCAGCCGTCGCACCGTCCGCACCGTCACCACACCCGCAGAACGCGCGCTGACGGGCTAG
- the manA gene encoding mannose-6-phosphate isomerase, class I — protein MKLLAGVIRPYAWGSRTALAQMRGAPSPSAHPEAELWFGAHPASPATVVSDGPGETLLGLIEADPVGQLGASVIETFGPRLPYLLKVLAAQEPLSLQAHPSSEQAQEGFARENAAGLRFDAPERNYRDGWHKPELVIALTDFDALAGFRDPTVTVELLRGLDVPELDPYLGMLAAEPDQTGLRAVFTTWLTLPDSVIGGLVPAVLDGAVRALARGEERFVAELRSLLELGEAYPGDPGVLASMLLNRLSLRPGEALYLSAGNLHAYLHGTAVELMANSDNVLRGGLTPKHIDVPELLRVLDFTPVDLDDLMPTSKTVGAERVYLTPAPEFQLSRIELDGTGLRGPSSISFDLPGPQILAVLSGRVTIVGADGATLTASACDAVWLAASDPAVVVHAASSDTVFVRALVP, from the coding sequence ATGAAGCTGCTCGCCGGAGTCATCCGGCCGTACGCGTGGGGATCGCGAACAGCCCTCGCGCAGATGCGTGGTGCGCCGTCTCCGTCGGCTCACCCCGAGGCCGAACTGTGGTTCGGAGCGCATCCGGCGTCGCCGGCGACAGTCGTCTCCGACGGTCCGGGCGAGACACTCCTCGGGCTGATCGAAGCCGATCCGGTCGGTCAGTTGGGTGCGTCGGTCATCGAGACCTTCGGCCCTCGGCTGCCGTACCTGTTGAAAGTCCTGGCGGCTCAGGAACCGTTGTCGTTGCAGGCTCATCCGAGCTCGGAGCAGGCGCAGGAGGGGTTCGCGAGAGAGAATGCCGCCGGGCTCCGCTTCGACGCACCGGAGCGCAACTACCGAGACGGCTGGCACAAGCCGGAACTGGTCATCGCGCTGACCGATTTCGACGCCCTCGCGGGTTTCCGCGATCCGACCGTCACCGTCGAGCTGCTGCGCGGCCTCGACGTCCCCGAACTCGACCCGTATCTCGGCATGCTCGCCGCGGAACCGGATCAGACCGGTCTGCGTGCCGTGTTCACCACATGGCTCACCCTGCCCGATTCGGTGATCGGCGGCCTCGTGCCGGCCGTCCTCGACGGTGCGGTGCGGGCCCTCGCGCGCGGTGAGGAGCGATTCGTCGCGGAACTGCGCTCGCTGCTGGAACTCGGCGAGGCCTACCCCGGCGACCCCGGAGTGCTGGCGTCGATGCTCCTCAACCGGCTGAGTCTGCGGCCCGGCGAAGCGCTCTACCTGTCGGCGGGAAATCTGCATGCCTACCTGCACGGGACGGCGGTCGAGTTGATGGCCAACTCCGACAACGTGCTGCGGGGCGGTCTCACACCCAAGCACATCGACGTCCCCGAACTGCTCCGTGTCCTCGACTTCACTCCGGTCGACCTCGACGATCTGATGCCGACGTCGAAGACAGTCGGCGCCGAGCGTGTGTACCTGACGCCTGCACCCGAGTTCCAGCTCTCGCGCATCGAACTCGACGGGACGGGACTGCGCGGACCGTCGTCGATCAGCTTCGACCTGCCGGGCCCGCAGATCCTCGCCGTCTTGTCCGGGCGAGTGACCATCGTCGGAGCCGACGGCGCGACGCTGACGGCATCCGCCTGCGACGCAGTCTGGCTCGCCGCGTCCGATCCCGCCGTGGTCGTGCACGCAGCGTCGTCGGACACGGTCTTCGTTCGTGCGCTCGTCCCCTGA
- a CDS encoding DUF3499 domain-containing protein, which yields MSHPRQCCRPGCSRLAVATLTFVYAESTAVVGPLAGSDEPHSWDLCAEHADRITVPRGWEMLRSGSGFTQATEDQDLTALADSVREVGSATAVARPSFRTMPEFDDAPRGRHRAADAPSRAPAPRPGRRGHLRVLPDPVD from the coding sequence GTGAGTCATCCCCGTCAGTGCTGCAGGCCCGGCTGCTCGCGACTCGCCGTCGCCACGCTGACCTTCGTCTACGCCGAATCGACGGCTGTCGTTGGTCCGCTCGCCGGCTCCGACGAGCCCCATTCGTGGGACCTGTGTGCCGAACACGCCGACCGCATCACCGTGCCGCGCGGCTGGGAGATGCTGCGCAGTGGCAGCGGTTTCACACAGGCGACCGAGGACCAGGATCTGACGGCCTTGGCCGACTCGGTTCGTGAGGTCGGCTCGGCGACTGCCGTCGCTCGTCCGTCGTTCCGCACCATGCCGGAGTTCGACGACGCACCGCGAGGCCGCCACCGCGCCGCGGACGCCCCGTCACGCGCTCCGGCTCCGCGCCCCGGCCGACGCGGGCACCTGCGGGTACTGCCCGATCCAGTCGATTGA
- a CDS encoding metallopeptidase family protein, translated as MGFILAPLTSGVRLLNPPPRRTRDRHGRGLRGPFLAPGIPARKTRSDEFDRAAVDAFAELDAKWHDALKGLDVAVDDIPRMLPRGNDPEEWESVQWPDEVTADGPVPLARLMRAGTDTQGRPTRAQIILFRRPLELRALDDDLSELLREVLIQQVATFLGIDEETVEDGPEA; from the coding sequence ATGGGTTTCATCCTCGCGCCGCTCACCTCGGGCGTCCGTCTGCTCAACCCGCCGCCGCGGCGCACACGCGATCGCCACGGACGCGGTCTGCGTGGACCGTTTCTGGCGCCGGGGATCCCAGCTCGCAAGACCAGGTCGGACGAGTTCGATCGGGCCGCCGTCGATGCGTTCGCCGAACTCGACGCGAAGTGGCACGACGCACTGAAGGGCCTCGACGTCGCCGTCGACGACATTCCCCGCATGCTGCCGCGCGGCAACGACCCGGAGGAATGGGAGTCGGTTCAGTGGCCCGATGAGGTGACCGCGGACGGCCCGGTGCCGCTGGCACGCCTGATGCGGGCGGGCACGGACACCCAGGGTCGACCGACCCGCGCCCAGATCATCTTGTTCCGTCGACCGCTCGAACTGCGCGCCCTGGACGACGATCTCTCTGAGCTCTTGCGTGAAGTGCTGATCCAGCAGGTCGCGACGTTCCTCGGAATCGACGAGGAGACCGTCGAGGACGGTCCGGAAGCCTGA
- a CDS encoding WhiB family transcriptional regulator: MTIDHGEGAEPTSRTTANGFGQLTALPSDFEALFDAVEDEWQDRALCSQTDPEAFFPEKGGSTREAKRICSGCEVKADCLEYALHNDERFGIWGGMSERERRRLKRGII, encoded by the coding sequence ATGACTATTGATCACGGCGAGGGAGCTGAGCCGACCAGTCGCACGACAGCGAACGGTTTTGGGCAACTCACCGCGCTGCCAAGCGATTTCGAGGCTCTGTTCGACGCTGTCGAAGACGAGTGGCAAGACCGGGCACTGTGCTCGCAGACCGATCCAGAAGCGTTCTTCCCCGAGAAGGGCGGCTCCACACGTGAAGCCAAGCGCATCTGTTCGGGTTGCGAGGTGAAAGCGGACTGCCTGGAGTACGCGTTGCACAACGATGAACGATTCGGCATCTGGGGTGGAATGTCCGAACGCGAACGCCGTCGCCTCAAGCGCGGCATCATCTGA
- the cofD gene encoding 2-phospho-L-lactate transferase, with protein MKVTVLVGGVGGARFLQGVRELFGVTPFPEGTAQQGEHSVTAIVNVGDDAWMHGVRICPDLDTCMYTLGGGIDTERGWGRTDETWNAKDELAAYGADPDWFGLGDRDLATHLIRTQMLDAGFALSDITAALNKRWLPGVRLLPATDDRHETHVVIDRPEGEPGEKVAIHFQEWWVRHRAQVPTHGFAQVGSDDAKPAPGVVDAITDADIVLFAPSNPVVSIGAITSVPGLRAALRTTKAPVVGVSPVIDNKPLRGMADECLSVIGVETSAEAIAAHYGPRSGNGLLDGWLIADGDHASVEGIAVGAAPLLMTDPAATADMVRAACALVGVRTP; from the coding sequence GTGAAGGTGACCGTACTCGTCGGGGGCGTCGGCGGCGCTCGTTTCCTACAAGGTGTGCGAGAGCTGTTCGGCGTCACGCCGTTCCCCGAGGGGACGGCGCAGCAGGGTGAACACTCCGTGACCGCGATCGTCAACGTCGGCGACGACGCGTGGATGCACGGCGTCCGCATCTGTCCCGACCTCGACACCTGCATGTACACACTCGGTGGCGGAATCGACACCGAGCGCGGATGGGGTCGCACCGACGAGACCTGGAACGCGAAGGACGAACTCGCCGCGTACGGCGCGGATCCCGACTGGTTCGGACTCGGCGACCGCGATCTCGCGACACACCTCATACGCACTCAGATGCTCGACGCCGGTTTTGCGCTCAGCGACATCACCGCGGCGCTGAACAAGCGCTGGCTTCCCGGTGTTCGACTGCTTCCGGCGACAGACGACCGCCACGAGACGCACGTCGTCATCGACCGCCCCGAGGGCGAACCCGGCGAGAAGGTCGCGATCCACTTCCAGGAATGGTGGGTCCGTCACCGCGCACAGGTGCCCACCCACGGCTTCGCGCAGGTCGGCTCCGACGACGCCAAGCCCGCTCCCGGCGTCGTCGATGCGATCACCGACGCCGACATCGTGCTCTTCGCACCGTCGAACCCGGTGGTCAGCATCGGTGCGATCACCAGCGTCCCCGGTCTGCGGGCCGCGCTGCGCACCACAAAGGCCCCCGTCGTCGGAGTAAGCCCGGTGATCGACAACAAGCCGCTGCGCGGCATGGCCGACGAGTGCCTGTCGGTGATCGGCGTCGAGACGTCCGCCGAGGCAATCGCCGCACACTACGGCCCCCGCTCGGGGAACGGGCTGCTCGACGGATGGCTCATCGCCGACGGAGATCACGCGAGCGTCGAGGGCATCGCCGTCGGCGCAGCTCCCCTGCTGATGACCGACCCCGCCGCCACCGCCGACATGGTCCGCGCCGCATGCGCTCTCGTCGGAGTGCGTACGCCGTGA